The following are encoded in a window of Ferribacterium limneticum genomic DNA:
- the drmD gene encoding DISARM system SNF2-like helicase DrmD, protein MNVIPNPESTTHMSAAPEPGQLVEVRRRQWVVAEVSTSALVGTNTIQNLVTLSSIDEDGLGETLEVVWEIEPGAQVIERAGLPSISGQDDSDTLEAFLDAVRWGAATNADRGFLQAPFRSGVSIEDFQLDPLVRAIDMARVNLLIADDVGLGKTIEAGLVIQEMLLRHRARTVLIVCPASLQEKWRVEMLEKFGLDFRVVDTEYIKQLRRERGIHANPWTSHPRLIASMDWVKSGEGLRAMRDALPARTNHLRKFDMLVVDEAHNIAPAAGANYALESQRTRFIRLISPHFQHRLFLTATPHNGYTESFTSLLELLDDQRFARNILPDEKQLSQVMIRRLKSDLVDAEGKPLYAQRKLQALLASYSAQERAIHQKLNDYCASREQDAEKVGNVFGTSFVNQLLKKRLFSSPASFASTLEKHISSLANGSQRKDKDAMADRILRKAILRVEEDYANDLEVENAQSEAVEEASRCAQPLTADQQQMLNELRSWAQTAKNQVDAKAKAILDWLATNLKTNGQWSERRVILFTEYRTTHQWMHEILASHGFGGDRLAILHGGMPQDEREKVKAAFQTSPKDSAVRILLATDAASEGIDLQNHCNCLIHLEIPYNPNVMEQRNGRIDRHGQRQKEVLIWHPVDGGEQGKATIGGHGDDIIRALRKLESMRADMGSVNPVIAPQMSGLIEGSLKDLDTRLAEAKIAKARRFVRAERELKDRVAKLHERLLSTQQDLHLTPERILMAVKTGLVLAGRPPLEPFALADAPAGTVFKIPALSGSWARCLEGLRHPHKLQVRPITFDHAVATGRDDVVLVHLNHRLVQMCLRLLRAEVWAQDDVKKLHRVTVRSVPDALIDGPAVVVISRLVVTGGNHHRLHEELTVAGGYLGDKSFRREEGVTKIQQWLEQAKSLTAADSLFDAIRVRFDCAQSAILQSVDARSKDRLKFLTNTLQSRKQKEVADIETVLDELEKAIQAELKEDQQPAQLSLFSEDERTQLRRDTAALEARLVRIPAERMQEAQAIETRYAKLNDRTFPVAVIFLVPEGITR, encoded by the coding sequence ATGAACGTTATCCCAAACCCAGAAAGCACGACACACATGTCAGCAGCGCCCGAGCCTGGACAACTGGTGGAAGTCCGTAGGCGCCAGTGGGTCGTTGCCGAAGTTTCTACCTCAGCATTAGTGGGCACAAATACCATCCAGAATTTGGTAACCCTCTCCTCCATTGATGAGGACGGCCTTGGCGAGACACTTGAAGTCGTATGGGAAATTGAGCCAGGTGCTCAAGTGATAGAACGTGCAGGCCTGCCATCAATTTCGGGGCAGGACGATTCAGACACACTGGAAGCCTTCCTTGATGCAGTTCGCTGGGGCGCGGCAACCAATGCCGACCGAGGCTTTCTGCAGGCGCCATTCCGCAGCGGTGTCAGCATTGAGGATTTCCAGCTTGACCCTTTGGTTCGAGCCATCGACATGGCTCGCGTCAACCTTCTCATTGCCGACGACGTCGGTCTTGGAAAGACAATCGAAGCCGGGCTTGTCATTCAAGAGATGTTGCTACGGCACCGTGCCCGCACCGTATTGATCGTTTGCCCCGCATCGCTGCAAGAGAAGTGGCGCGTCGAGATGCTGGAAAAGTTCGGCCTCGACTTCAGAGTCGTCGACACGGAATACATCAAGCAATTACGCCGAGAGCGTGGCATCCACGCCAACCCCTGGACTTCGCATCCACGCCTGATCGCATCCATGGATTGGGTCAAAAGCGGCGAAGGACTGCGCGCCATGCGCGATGCTCTTCCCGCGCGCACCAACCACCTACGCAAGTTCGACATGCTGGTAGTCGACGAAGCGCACAACATCGCCCCCGCTGCCGGAGCCAATTACGCGCTTGAGAGCCAGCGGACACGATTCATTCGTTTGATCAGTCCGCACTTCCAACATCGCCTGTTTCTGACAGCCACTCCCCACAACGGCTACACCGAATCCTTCACTTCGCTGCTGGAGCTCCTGGACGACCAGCGTTTCGCCCGAAACATCCTACCCGATGAAAAGCAGTTGAGTCAGGTGATGATCCGCCGCCTCAAAAGCGACCTGGTCGATGCGGAGGGCAAACCCCTCTATGCGCAGCGCAAGCTGCAAGCGCTGCTGGCCTCGTATTCAGCACAAGAGCGCGCCATTCACCAGAAGTTGAACGATTACTGCGCGAGCCGCGAGCAGGATGCCGAAAAGGTCGGCAATGTTTTCGGCACGTCGTTCGTCAACCAATTGCTCAAGAAGCGGCTATTCTCTTCTCCCGCCTCATTCGCATCCACCCTGGAAAAGCACATTTCCAGCCTGGCCAATGGCAGCCAACGTAAAGACAAAGATGCGATGGCCGACCGCATTTTGCGCAAAGCTATTCTGCGGGTGGAAGAAGACTACGCCAACGACCTGGAGGTCGAAAACGCCCAGTCCGAAGCCGTCGAAGAGGCCTCACGCTGCGCGCAACCGCTGACAGCAGACCAGCAACAGATGCTGAACGAGCTGCGGTCGTGGGCGCAGACGGCCAAAAACCAGGTCGACGCCAAAGCCAAAGCGATCCTCGACTGGCTCGCTACCAATCTCAAGACCAATGGCCAGTGGAGCGAGCGTCGGGTCATCTTGTTCACCGAATACCGCACCACCCACCAGTGGATGCACGAGATCCTCGCCAGCCACGGTTTCGGTGGCGATCGACTGGCCATCCTGCATGGTGGTATGCCGCAAGATGAGCGCGAGAAGGTCAAGGCGGCCTTCCAAACCTCGCCCAAGGATTCAGCGGTGCGCATCCTGCTGGCCACCGATGCTGCATCTGAAGGTATCGACTTGCAGAACCACTGTAACTGCCTCATCCATCTGGAGATTCCTTACAACCCCAATGTGATGGAGCAGCGCAATGGCCGTATCGACCGGCACGGTCAGCGCCAGAAGGAAGTATTGATCTGGCACCCTGTCGATGGCGGCGAACAGGGAAAAGCAACCATTGGCGGTCACGGTGACGACATCATCCGGGCGCTGCGCAAACTTGAATCCATGCGGGCGGACATGGGCAGCGTCAACCCAGTCATCGCGCCACAGATGTCGGGGCTGATCGAAGGCTCGCTCAAGGACCTCGACACCCGCTTGGCCGAAGCCAAAATCGCCAAGGCCAGACGCTTTGTGCGCGCAGAGCGCGAACTGAAAGACCGAGTCGCCAAACTGCACGAACGACTCCTCAGCACGCAGCAGGATTTGCACCTCACGCCAGAACGCATCCTCATGGCGGTCAAGACGGGCCTCGTGTTAGCAGGCCGCCCACCGCTTGAGCCTTTTGCCTTGGCTGACGCCCCTGCGGGCACCGTATTCAAGATACCCGCGCTGTCGGGCTCGTGGGCGCGTTGCCTCGAAGGGCTGCGCCACCCGCACAAACTGCAAGTCCGGCCGATCACATTCGATCACGCCGTAGCCACCGGTCGTGACGACGTGGTGCTGGTTCACTTGAACCACCGGCTGGTCCAGATGTGCCTGCGCTTGCTGCGTGCTGAGGTCTGGGCTCAGGACGACGTGAAGAAGCTGCATCGTGTCACCGTGCGTTCGGTGCCGGACGCACTGATCGACGGCCCTGCCGTGGTCGTAATCTCGCGGCTGGTCGTCACCGGCGGCAACCATCATCGCCTCCACGAAGAGCTGACGGTCGCCGGGGGCTATCTGGGGGATAAATCCTTCCGCCGAGAAGAAGGCGTCACCAAAATCCAGCAATGGCTGGAGCAGGCCAAATCACTGACGGCCGCAGACTCTCTGTTCGATGCCATCCGCGTCCGCTTCGACTGCGCGCAAAGTGCCATCCTGCAGTCGGTCGACGCCCGATCAAAAGACCGACTCAAGTTCCTGACCAACACCCTTCAATCCCGCAAGCAGAAGGAAGTGGCCGACATTGAAACCGTGCTTGATGAGCTTGAAAAAGCCATTCAAGCCGAACTAAAAGAAGATCAACAACCGGCGCAGCTTTCTCTGTTCTCGGAAGACGAACGAACACAGCTCAGGCGCGACACCGCCGCATTAGAAGCCCGTCTTGTCCGCATTCCAGCCGAACGCATGCAGGAGGCCCAAGCCATCGAAACGCGCTACGCCAAACTCAACGACCGCACCTTCCCAGTCGCCGTGATCTTCCTCGTGCCTGAGGGAATAACGAGATGA
- a CDS encoding DNA cytosine methyltransferase: protein MKNTIIESVDLFCGAGGLTAGLRSAGVKVKAGYDIDAACKYAFEHNNDATFVCKDVGVVSTDEIEKWYSGNPVRLLAGCAPCQPFSSYNQGRDTRLDRKWPLLYQFARLIREIRPELVTMENVPDVTKHAVYNDFVAELSKQGYEVWSGTVACVDYGLPQQRRRHVLLASLLGNISLIPPTHSGSHLTVKDALGSLAPIEAGMVDAHDPLHRAARLSPINQQRIRLSRPGGTWKDWPEELRADCHRKQSGKTYPSVYGRMSWNAPSPTMTTLCYGFGNGRFGHPEQHRAISLREAAILQSFPKEYRFVPLDKNIEFRSVGRMIGNAVPVRLGEVIGESLISHVRQALADEQENTAKDACSVSRDSLSRIPKEPEHSNP from the coding sequence ATGAAAAATACGATTATCGAATCAGTCGACTTATTTTGCGGCGCAGGCGGGCTGACTGCCGGGCTTCGCTCAGCCGGAGTGAAGGTTAAGGCTGGCTACGATATCGATGCTGCCTGCAAATATGCATTCGAGCACAACAACGACGCCACCTTCGTGTGCAAAGACGTTGGTGTTGTCTCTACCGACGAAATTGAAAAATGGTATTCAGGCAATCCTGTGCGCCTCCTTGCAGGATGCGCGCCCTGCCAGCCATTTTCCTCGTACAACCAAGGACGCGATACCCGACTGGATCGGAAATGGCCGCTGCTATATCAGTTCGCACGACTAATTCGAGAAATTAGGCCTGAGCTGGTTACGATGGAGAATGTGCCTGATGTTACGAAACATGCTGTTTACAATGATTTCGTAGCAGAGCTTAGTAAACAAGGTTATGAGGTCTGGTCTGGAACAGTTGCTTGCGTGGACTATGGATTGCCACAACAACGTCGTCGACACGTCTTGCTGGCTTCGTTACTCGGCAATATCTCGTTGATTCCCCCAACTCACTCAGGTAGTCACCTGACAGTTAAAGATGCGCTTGGATCTTTGGCGCCGATCGAAGCCGGAATGGTTGATGCGCATGACCCGTTGCACCGTGCTGCTCGCTTGAGTCCGATAAATCAGCAACGCATTCGACTTTCTCGACCAGGTGGAACCTGGAAAGACTGGCCTGAAGAGTTGCGGGCCGATTGTCACCGTAAGCAGAGTGGGAAAACATATCCTAGCGTGTATGGCCGGATGAGTTGGAACGCCCCATCTCCTACGATGACCACGCTCTGCTATGGATTTGGAAATGGGCGATTTGGCCATCCAGAACAACACCGGGCTATTTCGTTACGAGAGGCTGCGATTCTCCAATCTTTCCCGAAGGAATATCGATTTGTTCCGCTCGATAAAAATATTGAGTTTCGTAGTGTTGGGCGGATGATCGGCAATGCAGTGCCTGTCCGTCTTGGTGAGGTGATTGGCGAGAGTCTGATCAGTCATGTTCGGCAAGCGCTTGCCGATGAGCAGGAAAATACTGCAAAAGACGCCTGCTCAGTGTCTCGTGATTCCTTGTCTCGCATTCCCAAAGAACCAGAACATTCCAACCCATAG
- a CDS encoding DUF2075 domain-containing protein — protein sequence MSRGVRYTLSRFLGADETLLLGELTDSVASTGIQSTRTTQIETWKTQITLLKHCAHELIERHEAAKDWHLILEYELPRRQKRPDAIFLAEDVILVVEFKIGSPSHDASARWQVENYCLNLRDFHSGSAERAIVPVLCSTTAPSVTCLSSMSCSCVAPMRLANASDLTAVLLSAFSAQHDSAKPSIDADTWSDAPYRPTLSVIEAAERLYENHDVREISHSYASNLDATTDLLAEVIREARTLNRRYVCFITGVPGAGKTLTGLNVVHDPSLRAENGPCAIFLSGNGPLVKVVREALVLSQQRAGRRRQDSAHEVSTFIQNVHQFLRYHRENPSALPHEHVVVFDEAQRAWDRKQMKRKQGVDTSEAAELFDVMDRLNGWAVIIALVGGGQEIFLGEAGLEEWGRAVADRPHWRVVASPEVVSGGASVSGHRLFGDGVPPGIEFRPEDLAHLSVGVRSFRAQRLAECVDALLTLDAERAQSLLPDRREFPLHFTRDLQVAKAWLRARSEPENGQRAGLIATSEDQRLRAYGLERSSAFRQDYSFEKWFLMPPTDVRSSHSLEVAASEFECQGLELDWVGLCWGGDLTPSEQGGWEYRKFRGSVWQQVRGDAERTYVCNRYRVLLTRARLGMVIWIPPGNADDPTLDPARFERTAQLLLAAGVPELQQDFEGGQP from the coding sequence ATGAGTCGAGGGGTTCGATACACGCTATCCAGATTCTTGGGTGCGGATGAAACCCTGCTACTTGGCGAGCTCACCGACTCAGTTGCCTCGACAGGCATCCAGAGCACACGCACGACTCAGATCGAGACCTGGAAGACCCAGATCACACTTTTGAAACATTGCGCACACGAACTGATCGAACGGCACGAGGCGGCCAAGGACTGGCATTTGATCCTGGAGTATGAGCTGCCACGCCGACAGAAACGTCCGGATGCAATCTTCCTCGCCGAGGATGTGATCCTAGTGGTCGAGTTCAAGATCGGCTCTCCATCTCATGATGCCTCGGCCCGCTGGCAAGTAGAAAACTACTGCTTGAACCTTCGTGACTTCCATAGCGGCAGTGCCGAACGCGCGATCGTACCAGTGCTTTGTTCCACGACCGCACCAAGTGTCACGTGCTTGAGTTCAATGTCGTGTTCGTGTGTTGCACCAATGCGGCTCGCGAACGCCAGCGATTTGACCGCTGTACTGTTGTCCGCCTTCTCGGCACAACACGATTCCGCCAAACCGTCCATTGACGCCGACACCTGGAGCGACGCACCATATCGTCCCACTCTATCGGTCATCGAAGCGGCCGAACGCCTCTACGAAAACCACGACGTTCGCGAGATCAGCCACAGCTACGCCAGTAACTTGGACGCAACGACGGACCTGCTGGCGGAAGTGATCAGAGAAGCGAGAACGTTGAACCGACGCTATGTGTGCTTCATAACTGGCGTGCCGGGTGCAGGCAAGACGCTGACTGGGCTGAATGTCGTTCACGATCCTTCTCTTCGTGCAGAGAACGGCCCTTGTGCCATCTTCTTGTCTGGCAACGGCCCCCTAGTCAAGGTTGTGCGCGAGGCCTTGGTGCTGAGTCAACAGCGTGCTGGCCGTCGGCGCCAGGATAGTGCTCACGAGGTCTCGACCTTCATCCAGAACGTCCACCAGTTTTTACGCTACCACCGCGAGAACCCCTCGGCACTGCCACACGAGCATGTCGTCGTCTTCGATGAAGCCCAACGCGCATGGGACCGTAAGCAGATGAAGCGCAAGCAAGGCGTGGACACTTCGGAGGCCGCCGAACTCTTCGACGTGATGGATCGGTTGAACGGATGGGCTGTAATCATCGCCCTCGTCGGGGGTGGGCAAGAGATCTTTCTCGGTGAGGCCGGACTAGAGGAATGGGGGCGCGCTGTGGCAGATCGCCCCCATTGGCGAGTCGTCGCTTCACCTGAGGTCGTCTCTGGAGGGGCGAGCGTATCCGGGCACCGCCTGTTTGGCGACGGCGTTCCTCCTGGTATAGAGTTTCGGCCAGAGGACTTGGCTCACCTGAGTGTCGGGGTGCGGAGTTTTCGTGCTCAACGACTGGCGGAATGTGTCGATGCACTGCTCACCCTTGATGCTGAGCGGGCACAGTCGCTCTTACCCGATCGCCGGGAGTTCCCACTCCATTTCACTCGTGATCTCCAAGTCGCCAAGGCGTGGCTGCGGGCCAGGAGCGAACCGGAAAACGGGCAGCGCGCCGGCTTGATCGCCACGTCAGAGGATCAACGCCTACGAGCCTATGGCCTTGAGCGCTCTAGCGCCTTTCGGCAGGATTACTCGTTTGAGAAATGGTTTCTCATGCCCCCCACAGATGTCCGTTCGAGTCATTCCCTTGAAGTCGCAGCGTCCGAGTTCGAATGCCAAGGGCTTGAGCTCGACTGGGTGGGATTGTGCTGGGGGGGCGACCTGACCCCCTCGGAGCAGGGCGGCTGGGAGTACCGAAAATTTCGCGGCAGCGTGTGGCAACAGGTGCGTGGTGATGCTGAACGGACCTATGTGTGCAATCGCTATCGAGTTCTGCTCACCCGCGCGCGTCTCGGTATGGTCATCTGGATTCCGCCTGGCAACGCAGACGACCCGACCCTTGATCCGGCCAGATTCGAACGCACCGCGCAACTGTTATTGGCCGCAGGCGTTCCTGAGCTTCAACAAGATTTCGAAGGAGGTCAGCCATGA
- a CDS encoding very short patch repair endonuclease, with protein sequence MKSRSEIMRSVRRENTTPELLVRRVLHSFGLRFRLYRKDLPGSPDIVLPKFRTAIFVHGCFWHRHEACHLASTPKTNQDYWLSKFKANIERDTRNTQQLEAMGWNVLVLWECETRNHETLSRRLLQYFPAHRQALAEHD encoded by the coding sequence ATGAAGAGCCGCAGCGAAATTATGCGATCAGTCAGACGCGAAAACACTACGCCAGAGCTGCTAGTCCGTCGAGTGTTGCATTCCTTTGGCCTCCGGTTTCGCCTGTACCGTAAGGACCTTCCTGGCAGCCCGGATATTGTTCTTCCGAAGTTTAGGACTGCAATTTTCGTTCATGGCTGCTTCTGGCATCGCCATGAAGCATGCCATCTCGCCTCTACGCCGAAGACGAACCAAGATTATTGGCTATCAAAATTCAAAGCCAATATCGAACGTGATACTCGAAACACACAACAACTCGAAGCTATGGGTTGGAATGTTCTGGTTCTTTGGGAATGCGAGACAAGGAATCACGAGACACTGAGCAGGCGTCTTTTGCAGTATTTTCCTGCTCATCGGCAAGCGCTTGCCGAACATGACTGA
- a CDS encoding restriction endonuclease, producing the protein MRPSESPQSRSQNAEALVANLFEANGWDVDRSPKYGNRRLDLLVRRGPQRFAVEIKALAEGRADRVIPLLSQAILQAQANALDAGNAQPLAVISVENASQSLSKQVGSFVEQYAPNVAVGLVSKNGLRYFRGAGLEELNAAPEEPRWYGSAPSNQPVNIFSDLNQWMLKVLLAPNIPDHLLHAPRQRYQSGSEFAEAAKVSPMSASRFLQQLRSEGYLDDSSRYLVLVRRQDLFRRWRSAAMRPSPELPMKFLIRGPVEQQIESLLVKHEGEACLGLFAAADALRLGHVSGVPPYIYVPKLPRPDDKKWRALVAASPSEKPDLIVRQALSPKSAFRGAVHQEDGLIVSDVIQVWLDVANHPSRGEEQAELIYQKVLRPIIENGY; encoded by the coding sequence ATGCGCCCCTCCGAATCACCCCAAAGTAGAAGTCAGAACGCGGAAGCTCTCGTTGCCAATCTATTCGAGGCCAACGGCTGGGACGTCGACCGTTCGCCGAAATACGGAAACAGACGTCTCGATTTACTTGTGCGAAGGGGGCCGCAGCGCTTTGCCGTGGAGATCAAGGCACTGGCGGAAGGACGGGCCGATCGCGTAATCCCCCTGCTATCGCAGGCCATCCTGCAAGCACAAGCAAATGCCCTCGATGCAGGCAATGCACAACCCTTGGCAGTGATTTCTGTAGAGAACGCATCCCAATCCCTATCGAAGCAAGTCGGTTCGTTTGTTGAGCAATACGCACCGAATGTAGCTGTTGGCCTCGTCTCCAAGAATGGGCTTAGATACTTCAGGGGGGCGGGACTTGAGGAGCTGAATGCCGCCCCAGAGGAACCGCGATGGTATGGAAGCGCCCCATCGAATCAGCCGGTCAATATCTTCTCGGATCTGAACCAATGGATGCTGAAAGTGCTACTGGCCCCGAATATACCCGACCACCTGCTACACGCACCAAGACAGCGGTATCAAAGCGGTTCCGAGTTCGCCGAGGCCGCCAAGGTATCCCCCATGAGCGCCTCCCGCTTCCTGCAGCAGCTACGCAGCGAAGGGTATCTGGACGACTCCTCCCGCTATCTCGTTCTTGTACGTCGACAAGATCTCTTCCGTCGGTGGCGTTCGGCAGCGATGCGCCCCTCACCGGAACTACCAATGAAGTTCCTCATTCGCGGCCCTGTGGAACAGCAAATAGAGAGCCTTCTTGTGAAGCATGAAGGAGAGGCATGTCTTGGGCTATTCGCAGCAGCGGATGCATTGCGCCTCGGACATGTCAGCGGCGTTCCTCCATATATCTATGTGCCCAAGCTACCTCGCCCTGATGACAAAAAATGGAGAGCACTGGTAGCAGCCTCTCCTTCAGAGAAGCCTGACCTCATCGTCCGGCAAGCACTGTCACCAAAATCGGCATTCAGGGGCGCCGTACACCAGGAGGACGGTTTGATCGTCTCAGATGTGATCCAGGTGTGGCTGGATGTCGCCAATCACCCATCGCGGGGTGAAGAACAGGCTGAGCTGATCTATCAAAAAGTGCTTCGCCCGATTATTGAGAACGGATACTAA
- a CDS encoding GSU2403 family nucleotidyltransferase fold protein produces MNDLEPLAKLIQALDPWRGKLVFIGGWAHRLHRFDPRANQLQYQPVFTRDTDLAFANSEPIEGNIKDALLEHGFKEDLTGEYRPPVAHYTLGDDSSGFYAEFLTPLGGREFKRDGSRDATLSKAGISAQKIRHLDILLVHPWTIKLEPQHGIPLKSPIDIQVANPLCFMVQKFLIQKDRPPEKQAKDILYIYDTIELFGTLLEEFNKTWNGVIKPELGDKLSDRVLELSKSSFESVTDVIRSAARIPQDRKLDPAQIQQTCQLAFEQILFA; encoded by the coding sequence ATGAACGATTTAGAACCTCTGGCAAAACTGATCCAGGCCCTTGATCCATGGCGTGGAAAGCTGGTCTTTATCGGAGGTTGGGCGCATCGCCTGCATCGATTCGACCCTCGCGCAAACCAGCTCCAATACCAGCCAGTGTTTACTCGCGATACTGACTTGGCCTTCGCAAACTCGGAACCGATTGAAGGCAACATCAAGGATGCCCTGCTTGAACATGGATTCAAGGAAGATCTGACCGGCGAATATAGACCTCCCGTCGCACATTACACCCTCGGCGACGATAGCAGTGGCTTCTACGCTGAATTCCTAACACCGCTAGGTGGCCGTGAATTCAAGCGTGACGGCTCCCGCGACGCCACATTGTCCAAAGCTGGGATATCTGCTCAAAAGATCCGACACCTAGACATTCTTCTCGTGCATCCGTGGACCATCAAACTGGAACCACAACACGGAATACCCTTGAAGTCGCCAATCGACATTCAGGTAGCGAATCCGCTCTGCTTCATGGTCCAGAAATTTCTGATCCAAAAAGATCGCCCGCCAGAGAAACAAGCCAAGGACATCCTTTACATCTACGACACGATCGAGCTATTCGGCACGTTGCTGGAGGAGTTCAACAAGACCTGGAATGGCGTTATTAAGCCCGAACTAGGGGACAAGCTGAGCGATCGCGTGCTTGAGTTAAGCAAGTCCAGTTTCGAGAGCGTCACTGATGTCATCCGGAGCGCAGCTCGCATCCCACAGGACCGCAAGCTCGACCCAGCGCAGATACAACAGACCTGCCAACTGGCATTCGAGCAAATCCTCTTCGCATAA